A DNA window from Synchiropus splendidus isolate RoL2022-P1 chromosome 2, RoL_Sspl_1.0, whole genome shotgun sequence contains the following coding sequences:
- the tmem184c gene encoding transmembrane protein 184C isoform X2, producing the protein MDSPAGGSPLPSHVDCRPGAVRLGTPEVRGRHSQQSMVHRRDICLHDHTHLLMGNSPASSSLHAAGTPKANHQWIALKYPSIAIYVDTCRECYEAYVIYNFMTFLLNYLENQYPNLVMMLEVQEQQKHLPPLCFCPPWPMGEVLLLRCKLGVLQYTVVRPVTTVIALICQLCGVYDEGNFSSKNAWTYLVIFNNMSQLFAMYCLVLFYRALREELSPIKPVGKFLCVKMVVFVSFWQAVFIALLVKVGVISEERTWDWQSVEAVATGLQDFVICVEMFLAAIAHHFSFTYKPYIQEAEEVSCFDSFMAMWDISDVRADISEQVRNVGRTVMGRPRKSYFGEAQDDSERSGLLSSSSQNAISDSVNQPGSPRGQYQGMGRTMTPHSLSAPAGFTSAPWDEGHEAKPDETQEAEEERTDKPGAEDLAVIT; encoded by the exons ATGGATTCGCCCGCTGGTGGTTCTCCTCTACCTTCTCATGTTGATTGTCGTCCTGGTGCTGTGCGTCTGGGAACTCCAGAAGTCCGAG GTCGGCACTCACAGCAAAGCATGGTTCATCGCAGGGATATTTGTCTTCATGACCATACCCATCTCCTTATGGGGAATTCTCCAGCATCTAGTTCACTACACGCAGCCGGAACTCCAAAAGCCAATCATCAG TGGATCGCTCTCAAATACCCAAGCATAGCCATCTACGTGGACACGTGCAGAGAGTGTTATGAAGCCTATGTCATCTACAACTTCATGACCTTCCTGCTTAACTACCTGGAAAACCAGTATCCAAACCTGGTGATGATGCTGGAAgtgcaggagcagcagaagcatcTGCCTCCCCTTTGCTTCTGCCCACCCTGGCCCATGGGAGA GGTCCTGCTGTTGAGGTGCAAGCTGGGGGTGTTGCAGTACACGGTTGTGCGGCCGGTGACCACAGTAATCGCGCT GATCTGCCAGCTGTGCGGCGTCTACGACGAAGGCAACTTCAGCTCCAAAAATGCCTGGACCTATTTGGTCATCTTCAACAACATGTCTCAGCtg TTTGCCATGTACTGCCTGGTGCTGTTCTACAGAGCTCTGAGGGAGGAACTGAGTCCGATCAAACCTGTGGGCAAGTTCCTTTGTGTCAAGATGGTTGTTTTCGTCTCCTTCTG GCAAGCTGTGTTCATCGCTCTGCTGGTGAAAGTGGGGGTGATCTccgaggagcgcacgtgggacTGGCAGAGCGTGGAGGCTGTGGCCACCGGCTTGCAG GATTTTGTGATTTGCGTGGAGATGTTTCTGGCCGCCATTGCGCATCACTTCAGCTTCACCTACAAGCCCTACATCCAGGAGGCAGAAGAGGTGTCCTGCTTCGACTCGTTCATGGCGATGTGGGACATCTCCGACGTGCGAGCGGACATCAGCGAGCAGGTCCGCAACGTCG GTCGCACTGTGATGGGTCGCCCGAGGAAGAGCTATTTCGGTGAAGCGCAGGACGACAGCGAGCGGTCCGGCCTCCTCTCGTCGAGTTCACAGAACGCTATCAGTGACTCGGTCAACCAGCCGGGGTCCCCTCGAGGTCAGTACCAGGGCATGGGCAGAACAATGACCCCGCACTCCTTATCCGCTCCCGCTGGGTTCACCTCCGCACCCTGGGACGAGGGGCACGAAGCCAAGCCCGATGAAACccaggaggcggaggaggagaggaccGACAAACCAGGTGCCGAAGATCTCGCCGTCATCACCTAA
- the ednraa gene encoding endothelin receptor type Aa: protein MGPLGLLVLVLFMAPGGMCQRHSVAAAEDLSALVHSTFQSPSFHSTISPTLEQSPPRPGGQGPSNRSVLMKPVPPPQCRVPTSIKSYFKYINTIISIIVFVVGLVGNATLLRIIYQHKCMRNGPNALICSLALGDLIYITIDIPITIYKLLASRWPFDDSVVGLCLCKLVPFLQKASVGITVLNLCALSVDRYRAVASWSRVQGVGIPLITIIEILSIWGLSLFLAIPEAVGFDMVTFNYRNETMRTCMLNPRSDFMKFYRDAKDWWLFGFYFCVPLICTAVFYTLMTSEMLSHRKGDLRIALSEHLKQRREVAKAVFCLVLIFALCWFPLHLSRILKKTVYRPNDDARCELFNFLLVMDYLSINLATINSCINPIILYFVSKKFKNCFKSCLCCCCYSPSQLSSIGPMNGTSVQCKSPDPHHHPADRSARKDSD, encoded by the exons ATGGGTCCCCTCGGCCTGCTGGTCCTGGTGCTCTTCATGGCGCCCGGCGGGATGTGCCAGAGACACAGTGTAGCCGCAGCGGAGGACCTGAGTGCGCTGGTCCACTCCACCTTCCAGTCTCCATCCTTCCACAGCACCATCAGCCCCACGCTGGAACAAAGCCCTCCAAGACCAGGGGGTCAAGGACCTTCAAATCGCAGCGTTCTCATGAAGCCTGTGCCACCGCCTCAGTGCAGAGTACCCACGTCGATCAAGAGCTACTTCAAGTACATCAACACCATCATTTCCATTATCGTCTTTGTGGTGGGACTGGTGGGCAACGCCACCCTGCTGAGGATCATATACCAGCACAAATGCATGAGGAACGGGCCCAACGCTCTCATTTGCAGCCTGGCGCTGGGAGACCTCATCTACATCACCATCGACATCCCCATCACCATCTATAAG CTGCTGGCGTCCCGCTGGCCCTTCGATGACAGTGTCGTGGGCCTGTGCCTGTGCAAGCTGGTTCCCTTCCTGCAGAAAGCCTCGGTGGGCATCACAGTCCTGAACCTGTGTGCCCTCAGCGTCGACAG GTACAGAGCGGTGGCGTCCTGGAGCAGGGTTCAGGGGGTGGGCATCCCACTCATCACCATCATTGAGATTTTGTCCATCTGGggcctctctctcttcctggcCATTCCTGAGGCCGTCGGCTTCGACATGGTGACGTTCAACTACAGGAACGAGACCATGCGCACGTGCATGCTGAACCCCAGGAGTGACTTCATGAAG TTCTACAGGGATGCGAAGGACTGGTGGCTCTTTGGCTTCTACTTCTGCGTCCCACTCATCTGCACGGCGGTTTTCTACACCTTGATGACCTCGGAGATGCTCAGTCACAGGAAGGGCGACCTTCGAATCGCTCTGAGTGAGCACCTCAAGCAG AGGAGAGAAGTTGCCAAAGCTGTCTTCTGCCTGGTCCTGATCTTCGCGCTCTGCTGGTTCCCGCTGCACCTCAGCAGGATCCTGAAGAAGACGGTGTACCGGCCCAACGACGACGCTCGCTGCGAGCTCTTCAA CTTCCTGCTGGTGATGGACTACCTGAGCATCAACCTCGCTACCATCAACTCCTGCATCAATCCCATCATCCTCTACTTTGTCAGCAAAAAGTTCAAGAACTGCTTCAAG TcctgtttgtgctgctgctgctactcgCCCTCCCAGCTGAGCAGCATCGGACCCATGAACGGCACCAGCGTCCAGTGCAAAAGCCCCGATCCCCACCACCATCCCGCTGACCGCAGCGCTCGGAAAGACAGCGACTGA
- the tmem184c gene encoding transmembrane protein 184C isoform X1, translated as MPCSCGNWRRWIRPLVVLLYLLMLIVVLVLCVWELQKSEVGTHSKAWFIAGIFVFMTIPISLWGILQHLVHYTQPELQKPIIRILWMVPIYSLDSWIALKYPSIAIYVDTCRECYEAYVIYNFMTFLLNYLENQYPNLVMMLEVQEQQKHLPPLCFCPPWPMGEVLLLRCKLGVLQYTVVRPVTTVIALICQLCGVYDEGNFSSKNAWTYLVIFNNMSQLFAMYCLVLFYRALREELSPIKPVGKFLCVKMVVFVSFWQAVFIALLVKVGVISEERTWDWQSVEAVATGLQDFVICVEMFLAAIAHHFSFTYKPYIQEAEEVSCFDSFMAMWDISDVRADISEQVRNVGRTVMGRPRKSYFGEAQDDSERSGLLSSSSQNAISDSVNQPGSPRGQYQGMGRTMTPHSLSAPAGFTSAPWDEGHEAKPDETQEAEEERTDKPGAEDLAVIT; from the exons ATGCCTTGTTCCTGTGGGAACTGGAGGAGATGGATTCGCCCGCTGGTGGTTCTCCTCTACCTTCTCATGTTGATTGTCGTCCTGGTGCTGTGCGTCTGGGAACTCCAGAAGTCCGAG GTCGGCACTCACAGCAAAGCATGGTTCATCGCAGGGATATTTGTCTTCATGACCATACCCATCTCCTTATGGGGAATTCTCCAGCATCTAGTTCACTACACGCAGCCGGAACTCCAAAAGCCAATCATCAG AATTTTATGGATGGTGCCGATCTACAGCTTGGACAGT TGGATCGCTCTCAAATACCCAAGCATAGCCATCTACGTGGACACGTGCAGAGAGTGTTATGAAGCCTATGTCATCTACAACTTCATGACCTTCCTGCTTAACTACCTGGAAAACCAGTATCCAAACCTGGTGATGATGCTGGAAgtgcaggagcagcagaagcatcTGCCTCCCCTTTGCTTCTGCCCACCCTGGCCCATGGGAGA GGTCCTGCTGTTGAGGTGCAAGCTGGGGGTGTTGCAGTACACGGTTGTGCGGCCGGTGACCACAGTAATCGCGCT GATCTGCCAGCTGTGCGGCGTCTACGACGAAGGCAACTTCAGCTCCAAAAATGCCTGGACCTATTTGGTCATCTTCAACAACATGTCTCAGCtg TTTGCCATGTACTGCCTGGTGCTGTTCTACAGAGCTCTGAGGGAGGAACTGAGTCCGATCAAACCTGTGGGCAAGTTCCTTTGTGTCAAGATGGTTGTTTTCGTCTCCTTCTG GCAAGCTGTGTTCATCGCTCTGCTGGTGAAAGTGGGGGTGATCTccgaggagcgcacgtgggacTGGCAGAGCGTGGAGGCTGTGGCCACCGGCTTGCAG GATTTTGTGATTTGCGTGGAGATGTTTCTGGCCGCCATTGCGCATCACTTCAGCTTCACCTACAAGCCCTACATCCAGGAGGCAGAAGAGGTGTCCTGCTTCGACTCGTTCATGGCGATGTGGGACATCTCCGACGTGCGAGCGGACATCAGCGAGCAGGTCCGCAACGTCG GTCGCACTGTGATGGGTCGCCCGAGGAAGAGCTATTTCGGTGAAGCGCAGGACGACAGCGAGCGGTCCGGCCTCCTCTCGTCGAGTTCACAGAACGCTATCAGTGACTCGGTCAACCAGCCGGGGTCCCCTCGAGGTCAGTACCAGGGCATGGGCAGAACAATGACCCCGCACTCCTTATCCGCTCCCGCTGGGTTCACCTCCGCACCCTGGGACGAGGGGCACGAAGCCAAGCCCGATGAAACccaggaggcggaggaggagaggaccGACAAACCAGGTGCCGAAGATCTCGCCGTCATCACCTAA